The nucleotide sequence GCACCCGCTGCGACGGCGATGGTGGCGGGGAAATAAGATGTCTTACATACTAGAAGCACTGAAAAAATCGCAGGCCGAGCGCCAACTGGGCGAGTTGCCCTCGATTCACGCACCGCAAGTGCAGCTGCACGATGCCGCCGCGTCCTCTGCTGCGCGGCGCGCACCCGTCTGGCTGGCGCTGGGCGGCGTGGGCGTTGCCGTGGCTGCCGCGTTGCTGCTGTGGCAGCCTTGGCGGGCGGGCGCGGCTGCGCCTGTCGTCCCTGCCGTGCTGGCCCAGGCTGTGCCCGCGCCCGTGGCTGCCTTGCCAGCGGCTCCTGCGCCCGCGCCTGTGGTGGCCTCCGTGCCGCCAGCGGCCATCGCCGCACCCGTGCACCATGCCAGGCCTGTGGCGGAACCGAAGCAGGAGATGCCCGGTCAAACCGTGCCGCCGCCCGTTGCGGCCCCCGCGCCTGCGGCCACCGCGCCTGCGGCGCCGCCCACGCCCGCCGTAGAGGAAACGGTGGCTGGCATGCGCGACCTGCCCGAGCCGATACAGCGGCAAATCCCCGCCATCGTCATCGGCGGCTATATCTATTCAAAGAATCCGGCTGACCGTCTGTTGCTGATCGACAAGGTCCTGCGCCACGAGGGCGAGGAGCTGGCGCCGGGCCTGGTGCTGGAGAAATTACAGCCGAAGGCTGCCATCTTCAGTTTCAAGGGCTACCGCTACCGCGTGCCGTATTGACTTGTTGCGCATCAGGGCCGGGCCGCCATGACTGAACCAAACTGGCTTTGCCTGCTCGAACCAGGGTCGCTGCGACCGTGTGCGCGGTCGGGGAGCTGCAATGATTGCTGCCACCACTGCTGGTGAGGGTGTTCTTGATGCGACTGGCTTGGGAAAGATGGCGCGTATCGATCATATCGTCGTGCTGATGATGGAAAACCGCTCGTTCGACCACATCCTCGGCTACCTGGGCCTGGAAGGCGGGCGCGCCGGGCCAGCCATGCCAATGTGCATGTAGGCGTGGCTTACCCCGTGCATTATGTGCGGCGCACGGCCTTCGCTCCGCAGCAAGACCCGTCGCATACGGGCCTGTCGGTGGCGCAGCAATTACAAAACAATAACGGCAGCTTCATCGGCGACTATGGGCAAACGCATCCGGGTGATTCCGACATCGATCTGGTGCTCGGTTACTACAATGGGGACGATTTGCCCGGGCAATGATTTCCTGGCGCAGGACTTCGCCCCGCTGGCGCTGGCGGGCGAGCTGGCTGCCGTTGCCCCCGTGCCCGTGCAATCGGAGGCCGAAGCGGGTGTGATCGCCGCACAGCGGCATGTGGCGCGCCCGGCCAGGAATGCGCAGGCGGCGCATGGCAAGACAGCGCCCCGGCCGGCGGGCCGGTGCTGGCGGTAGGGTGGCAAGCTGGCTCCCGCCGATGCCGGGAGTGGCGGAAAATCCGCACGCGCCCGCGCCAGGCGCTGGCGCCGGTGGGGCTGCGTATAATCATTCCTTCTCAATCAAGGAGTGACCATGCACGATGCGATGCCCACCCACCCGGTACTGGGGGTGATCGGCCGTTCCGGTAGCGGCAAGACGACCCTGCTGGAATTTGTGGTGAAGGAACTGGCGGCGCGGGGCTTGCGCGTCAACCTGGTCAAGCACAGCCACCATGACCTGGCGCTGGAGCCGCCGCAGAAAGACAGCGCCCGCTTGCGCCTGGCCGGTGCGGCCGAAGTGCTGGTGGCGTCGCCGTATCGTTTTGCCATCGTGCATGAGCTGCGCGGCGCACCCGAGCCTAGCCTGGCGCAGCAATTGGGCCGCATGGGGCCGGCGGACCTGACCCTGGTGGAGGGTTTCAAGACGGACCCCATCCCCAAGCTGGAAGTGTTCCGCCCGGAAGTGGGGCAGGCGCCCCTGTATCCGCATGATCCGCATGTGATCGCCGTCGCCTCCGACAGCCCGGCGCCGGCCGACCTGCGCGAGGGCGTGCAATGGCTGGACTTGAATGTACGCGAGCATGTGCTGGCATGGTTGCTGCACAGGCTGGAAAAATAAGCTAAAGGTTTGCCGGCAGCATCCGTTAACAAGGGTAGAACCTCATTGGAGAAACGTATGGACGTCGGAAGCATTGCTCAACTATCAACTACGATGGCGGAGACAGGCACGCGGCAAGCCGTCGGCTTGACTGTCCTGAAAAAAGCCCAGGATATCCAAAGCTCGACTGCCACAGCCTTGCTGGCAGCCCTGCCACCGATACAGGCCGCGCCTAGCCTGCCGGCTCACCTCGGTAACCGCATCAACACGACAGCCTGAGCGCAGTCCCGCGGCGCCAGTCCGGCGCTCGCCATTGCCATGCCCACACCACCGTCGCCGACGGCGGCGCGTGGGCATTTTTGTTTGCCTTCTTGCCTGCCTTCCTTCCGCCATCTTTCCCGCACCTGTCAAATGAACTCATTGATCATGGTTCGCCATGGCGCGGCCGATTCAGTAAAATGATGTGCATTAGCGCGCGTTGTCCATCGTGCAGTCTGCGGCGTGCCATGATTTGCCGCTGATGTACGATGACTTACCGATTACTTTGACCCATGCAAGAGGATTATCCATGAACAAACGTCAAGCTCTCATCGCCGCCGCCCTCGCGGGCCTCTGTGCCGGCACCACCGTCCATGCTGCCGCGCACGATGGCCCCGCCCCTGGCGACAAGGAAAAATGCTACGGCGTGGCCAAGGCAGGGCAGAACGACTGCGCCTCGTCCGACGGCGCGCATTCCTGCGCGGGCCAGGCGGAGGCAGACAACTTGCCTACGGAATGGACCTATGTTGCCAAGGGCACGTGCGAACAGGCGGGCGGCTCCGTCAAGCCCATCAAGGCCGGCAAGGCCGCCAAGCCAGCCACCCAACCGTAAGCGTCCGCAGCCTGCCCATGCCGCCAGTTCCCGCGCTTGCCGGCGCCGGCGTCGGCTTGCGCGCCGCGCACTACCGCGACTTCCTGGCGCGCCGGCCTCGCGTGGGCTGGCTGGAAGTGCATACCGAAAATTATCTGCAGCCGTCGGGCTGGGATAGTCATGTGTTGTGTGCCCTGCGCCACGATTACCCGCTCAGCCTGCATGGCGTGGGCCTTGGCCTGGGTTCCGCGCGGGGCTTTTCCGAGGCCCATTTGCAGCGCGTGCGCGGCGTGGTGGAGCGCGTCGAGCCGGCCCTCGTGTCGGAACACCTGTGCTGGGGCGCCGTGGCGCAGCAGCAACTCAATGATCTGTTGCCGCTGGCCTTGAATGGCGCCGCCCTGGATTTGTTGTGCGCAAGAGTGGGGCGGGTGCAAGATGTGCTGAAAAGGCCGATCTTGCTGGAGAATGTATCCACTTACCTGCGTTTTGCCGACGATGCCATGAGCGAGGCGCAATTCCTGGCGGAGCTGGCGCGTCGCAGCGGTTGTGGACTGCTGCTCGATATCAATAACCTGTATGTCAACCAGTGCAACCACGGCGAAGATGCCCTGCTAGCCATGCAAGCCATCGCGCCGGGCAGCGTGGGCGAACTGCACCTGGGCGGCCATCTGCTGACGCCGCAGGCCGTGATCGACCACCATGGCGCCGCCGTCGCCGATCCCGTCTGGGACTTGTATGCGGCCGCGCTGCTGCGCTTTGGCGCCGTGCCCACCCTGGTCGAATGGGATACGCATTTGCCGCCGCTGGATATCCTGTTGGGTGAGGCGGACAAGGCGCAGGCCATGCTGGCGCGTCAGGCGCCACAGGCGCCATGGCTGGGAGCGGCGGCGCCGCCGGCCGCCACTGCCGCTCCCGCCGAAACACTGGCGCAGCAGCAGCAAGCTTTTGCCACGGCCCTGTTTGATCCCGTGGCGGCCCTGCCATCCTTCGCGGGGGCGGCGGTGCAGGAGCGCTTTGCACTGTATCGTGGCAATGTGAGCGCCACCTGGCGCCGCACCCTGGGTCAGGCATATCCTGTCGTGCTGGCGCTGGTAGGCGAGGATTTCTTTGCTGGCCTGGCACGCGCGTATGGCCGGAAGATGCCATCCGATAGCGCGGATTTGAACCAGTTTGGTGCCCGTTTCGCCGATTTTCTCGCTGCTTTCCCGCCTGTGGCCGCATTCCCCTATTTGCCGGACATGGCGCGCCTGGAATGGGCCTTGCACCTTGCCCATTACGCGGCCGATGCGCAGGCGCTGGCGCCCGAGTCGCTGGCCGCCTTGCATCCTGATCAGCTGGAAGTGCGCCGTTTTACCTTGCATCCCGCTTGCGCCTTGCTGGCATCGAACTGGCAAGTGGCGGCCTTGTGGCAGGCGCATCAGGAGGGTGAAGGGCAGGGGATGTTTCCGCAGGATATGCAGGTGGCGAGCTGGGTGCTGGTATGTCGGCCGCGCTGGAAGCCGCAGGTGCAGGTAGTGGATGCGGCCGCGCACGCGGCCTTGCTGGCCTTGCAGCAAGGAAAAACGTTTGGCGCCGCGCTCGACGTGGCATTCGAGCAGGACCCGGCATTTGACCTGGCGGCACACTTGCGCCAGTGGCTGGCGCATGCGGTGCTTGCAGCGTAATGGCCTACTCGAAGGCCCGCAGCACGCGCGCTTCGCCCGTCTGATCGCGGTACAGGGCATTTGCGGCCAGGGTGGCGTCCATCATGCGCGTCACTTGCTCTTCTTCGAAGCGGGCGAGTTCGGCAATGGCCGCGACGAGGGCCAGTTCCAGCCTGGCGCGCGCGCTCTGGTACAGGCTGCTAGTGTATTTGTCTGTGTTACGCAGTAATTCTTCCGCGTTTTCTATCACTTGGCGCAAGTCGCCGATCAGGCGTTCCTGGCTGCGCGTACCTTGTTCGGGATGGTCCATGGCGCTTCCCTTCTGCAATCGATATTTATA is from Janthinobacterium sp. 61 and encodes:
- the mobB gene encoding molybdopterin-guanine dinucleotide biosynthesis protein B translates to MHDAMPTHPVLGVIGRSGSGKTTLLEFVVKELAARGLRVNLVKHSHHDLALEPPQKDSARLRLAGAAEVLVASPYRFAIVHELRGAPEPSLAQQLGRMGPADLTLVEGFKTDPIPKLEVFRPEVGQAPLYPHDPHVIAVASDSPAPADLREGVQWLDLNVREHVLAWLLHRLEK
- a CDS encoding DUF692 family multinuclear iron-containing protein, with amino-acid sequence MPPVPALAGAGVGLRAAHYRDFLARRPRVGWLEVHTENYLQPSGWDSHVLCALRHDYPLSLHGVGLGLGSARGFSEAHLQRVRGVVERVEPALVSEHLCWGAVAQQQLNDLLPLALNGAALDLLCARVGRVQDVLKRPILLENVSTYLRFADDAMSEAQFLAELARRSGCGLLLDINNLYVNQCNHGEDALLAMQAIAPGSVGELHLGGHLLTPQAVIDHHGAAVADPVWDLYAAALLRFGAVPTLVEWDTHLPPLDILLGEADKAQAMLARQAPQAPWLGAAAPPAATAAPAETLAQQQQAFATALFDPVAALPSFAGAAVQERFALYRGNVSATWRRTLGQAYPVVLALVGEDFFAGLARAYGRKMPSDSADLNQFGARFADFLAAFPPVAAFPYLPDMARLEWALHLAHYAADAQALAPESLAALHPDQLEVRRFTLHPACALLASNWQVAALWQAHQEGEGQGMFPQDMQVASWVLVCRPRWKPQVQVVDAAAHAALLALQQGKTFGAALDVAFEQDPAFDLAAHLRQWLAHAVLAA
- a CDS encoding YjfB family protein, giving the protein MDVGSIAQLSTTMAETGTRQAVGLTVLKKAQDIQSSTATALLAALPPIQAAPSLPAHLGNRINTTA
- a CDS encoding general secretion pathway protein GspB translates to MSYILEALKKSQAERQLGELPSIHAPQVQLHDAAASSAARRAPVWLALGGVGVAVAAALLLWQPWRAGAAAPVVPAVLAQAVPAPVAALPAAPAPAPVVASVPPAAIAAPVHHARPVAEPKQEMPGQTVPPPVAAPAPAATAPAAPPTPAVEETVAGMRDLPEPIQRQIPAIVIGGYIYSKNPADRLLLIDKVLRHEGEELAPGLVLEKLQPKAAIFSFKGYRYRVPY
- a CDS encoding DUF2282 domain-containing protein — its product is MNKRQALIAAALAGLCAGTTVHAAAHDGPAPGDKEKCYGVAKAGQNDCASSDGAHSCAGQAEADNLPTEWTYVAKGTCEQAGGSVKPIKAGKAAKPATQP
- a CDS encoding alkaline phosphatase family protein, translating into MARIDHIVVLMMENRSFDHILGYLGLEGGRAGPAMPMCM